From the genome of Haloarcula taiwanensis:
ACCCCCCACTGTGCCCCCCACAATCAAGAAACGTCGGTCGTGCGGTACTGTGTCACGCTCGCGGGAGTTCGACAACGAAGTGCGCGCCGTCGAGGTCGGTGTCGGCGAAGTCCGTGTCGAATTCGCTGGCGGAGTCGGCGAGGTAGATGTCGCCGCCGAAGCTGGTAACGAGCGTCTCGACGAGATGGAGCCCACCGCCGTGCGTGTCGCCCGCTCGCGGGTCGAAGATGTTGTCACGCCGGTCGTCGGGAATCCCCGGGCCGTCGTCGACCACGTGAATCTCGACGACATCGCCAGTTTCGCGGATCGCGACGAACACCGACGGGTGATCGCGCTCGTCTCCAGTCGACTGGCCGGCCTCCGCTCGCGGTGCCTCGCTCTGTAGCGCTGCCCCGTCCGTCGCGGTCCCCTCGGCGGAGAGTTCGGCCGCTGGCGTCCCGTGTTCGATAGCGTTCTCTATGAGATTCCGGAGAACCGGGCGGGCGGCCTCGTTTGTGCGTGCCATCGCGCTGCCCGATGCTTGAAACTCGATAGCGATGGGATGTGTTTGCTCGATTCGCTGTATCACCGCCTCGGCGATTCCGACAACGTCAGTCGGTTCGAAGGTCGGGTCGGGACCGAGGGTCTCGACGACAGCCCCGGCGTTGTCGACCAGGCTGTCGAGTTCGGTTACCTGTTCACGAATCGCGTCCGCTGCCGTTTGAATCGTCTCCGAGTCGGCGTTGCGCCGGATGATTGTCCCCCGGCCGTCAATAACGACCAGTCCGTTCGCGATATCGTGCCGGAGCAGGTCGTTGACGAACGACAGCGTGTTCGCGGTTCGGGTCGCACGGCTGGCATCCTGACGGGCCCGGACCGCGAGCGTGCCCGCGATGAGTCCCGTGACAGCGCCAGTCTCCATCGACAACAGGGTGACGAACACCGGTTCGGCGATCGTTCGGCCCTCCATCATACGGATAAACACGCTCAAACCGATGACCGTCCCGACTGCGAGACTGCCAGCGACGCTCCAGACGAAAACGGTCCAGATCTGCTCACCCGGTGTCGACGACGAGACGAGGCGATAGCTGCCATACACCAGCACCAGCGGCAGTAGTCCGTCAAGGCCCAGTGCAAGCACGGGGCCACCGACCTGTCCGATGCGCTGTGTCTCGATACCGAGGTGCCAGACGACGGCCACACCTGTAAAAGCGAGACCGAAGCCAGCGAGCAGCCACGGCGCAAGGCGGGCCCGGACACCGCGGTACATAGTTACGACTTGTGCTCGAATGGCTAATTCCATTCGATTAGTGAAATGATAGGACCGAGCGCGACGCCGAAGCGTCGACAGCCAGCCGGGAGATCAGCCGACGCGTGTGGTGTGCCAGTATTACACACTCCCTAATCGCCAGACTGCGGGCGGTTTTCTCTGTTTCCTACCAGAGTATCGTACCGACACTGTTATCCGTGGTGCTGGCATCTCTATGGTTGCAATGGCGAAAGGAACGGTTGATTTCTTCAACGACACTGGCGGTTACGGTTTCATCGATACTGAGGACGCGGACGAGGACGTCTTCTTCCACATGGAAGACATCGGCGGCCCGGACCTCGAGGAAGGACAGGAGCTCGAATTCGACATCGAGCAGGCGGACAAGGGTCCGCGCGCCAACAACGTCACGAGGCTCTAACGATGGCGACAGGCACTGTCGACTTCTTCAACGACACTGGTGGCTACGGCTTCATCGAGACCGACGATGCGGACGAAGACGTCTTCTTCCACATGGAAGACGTCGGCGGCCCTGACCTCGAAGAGGGGCAGGAAGTCGAGTTCGACATCGAGCAGGCGGACAAGGGTCCGCGTGCGACCAACCTCACGCGACTGTAAGACCGGTTCTGTCTGCAGTCTAGCACTATAATCACTTGTCAGCGGTCGCGGTGTACGCACGCACGGCAGTGTCGCTGGCACGCACACAACTCACGGCGAGCAACGGCACTCGGCGAGACACGCCACTACGTGAGCAGTGGCGACGCCGCCCGATAGACGGTCTCCATCGGCAGCCCCGCCGCGTCCCGCGGCGGTTCGGGCGGGAGCGTGTACAGTTCTCCGTCATCCGGGACGGCTGTGTACGCGAGGACGACAGCGTCCAGCACGTCGTCGATAGCCACTGCCGTGCCACCAGTCGCTTCGGCGGCCTTCTGGACCGTCGGGGCAGCGTCGCGGTCGTAATGGGCGAGAATCCGCATCCGCTCTGCGTATCCCCCGGCGGTGCGCTTCGAGTAACTGAGCGGCTCGCCGGCGAACGCCCGGAAACAGACCTCTGGGTGAGACTCTCGGATAGCGGCGGCGGCCTCGGGCAGTTCCTGCAGGAGTTCATCGACCCGGGCGAGGCTGTCGCTGCGTTCGAACGCCCGCTCGGAGAGGTCGTTCCCGGTCTTGCGCTTGTGGACGCGATTGGCCGTCGAGTAGCGCTGTTTTCGCGTCGCTTCCCGTACCGGCGGTGTGTGGATGGTCGAGCTGCGCGCACCGAGAACGGACCGAGCGAGTTCGTCACACCGGCGGTCCGGCTCGCCGGATTCGACAAGTCCGATTGGGACGCCGACCAGAATCCGGCGGGCGCGCTCGTCGTAGGCTGACCAGCACGCACCGATACTGTCGAACACCGACGCGTGGTCGAAGCCGTCGCCAGTGAACGCGACAGCAACCCAGGACTCGTCGCTCCGATCAACGCCGACGTACAGCGGTTCCGCCATTGTGGATACTCGTTCCGACGGGCGCAAAAGTGTATCCCGAGGTGTTTCTTGCCCAACCGGTCACGCACCTAAGCTATCGGTCGACGTGCTGACGGCCCCGAGAACGGGTCACGTCTGCCCGAATTTCGTGAGGTCTTTGAGTGGTACCAGGCGGTGTTCCAGCGCCGGTTTCGTGTAGCCAGCCGACTCCTCGGAGACGCCGCTTGTGAACACCAGCACCTTCTGCTGGAGGACATGCGGCACGCCGTCAGTGTCTCTGATGATGTCGACCGACCGCCACGCTTCGTCTTCCATGTGTCTGACTCACACGCCGCTGCCACGTGTCTCTTTCCCCGCTACGAGTCCGGCCCGACGAATATCGTCCGGAGCCGCGCACCGCAGTCCGGACAGTATGCCAGCGCTCGGTATCGAGGTCGCCGAACGTCTCCCGGCGAATCGCGTCCCCGACGCTGACCGACCGGCCGCAGGTATCACACTTCTCCGCCATACGGATCGGTGGCGGGCCAGAATCAAAACCCGCTCGCCCACAGGCATTTAGCCGGCGCGGGCGTGGGGCCGGCCATGGACGGTGTCGTACTCGCCGCCGGCGAGGGAACGCGGATGCGACCGCTCACCGCCGACAAGCCGAAGGGACTGGTCGAGGTGGCCGGACAGCCGCTGCTGACCCACTGTTTCGAGACGCTGCTGTCGGTCGGCGTCAACCGCCTGGTCGTCGTCGTCGGCTACCGCGGCGACGACATCGTCGCCCGCTACGGCGACCAGTACCGGGACACGCCGATAGCGTACGTCCGACAGGAGGAACGGCTGGGGCTGGCCCACGCGCTCGAACAGGCCCGGACCGCCGTCGACGGGACCTTCGTCGTGTTGAACGGCGACAACGTCTGCCGGGCGAACGTCGGCGACGCGCTCGCCCGCCACCGCGAGAGCGACGCCAGCGCCACGCTACTGGTCGAGGACGTGTCCCGGGCCGAGGCTAGGTCGACCGGCGTCGTCACAACGGACGGGGAAGGACGGGTGACTGGCCTCGTCGAGAAGCCGGCGGACCCGCCGTCAACGCTAGTCGCGCGGGGCTTTTTCGTGTTCGAACCGGCTATCGGCCACGCCTGCGCGCTGATACGTCCCTCCGAGCGGGGTGAGTACGAACTCCCCGACGCAATCGACCTGTTGCTGAGTGCCGGCCACCGCGTCGAGGCGGTCGAACTGGAGGGGTGGTGTCACAACGTCAACGAACCAGCCGACGTGGACACGGTTGAGGAACAGCTCGGCTGACGGCGTCGACCGTTGCCAAGCGAAGCAGCGCGCGGACGCGGCGACGGAACATCGAAGGAGCGTCACCCCAATACAGGGGTATGACAGCCGTTCGGTCGCTGGCGCTCGTCGCACTTGCCGCGGTCGTAGCACTGGCGGGCTGCGGTGCGTTTTTCGGTGGTGGCGACTCGACGGAGTCGAAAGCGACGATAACGCCCGCCAACGTGCCAACAGAGGACGCGAAAGCGGCAGAACCGGCGGCGGGCGGGCGGGAGTACTGGGGCAACGTCTCCGTCGACACCAACAGATCGGCCGTGACACAGCCGCGGGTCCTCGAACTGCGGCCGAACTGCGAGCGACCGCCTGGGCTGGTCGTCCACATCCAGGTCCTCGCGTTGCAGAACAACGACCCGGCGACGAGCGAGGGTATCAACACGACCTGGCAGTTCGCCGCGCCATCGAACCGGGACCTGACGGGACCGTACTCGAACTTCGTCCGAACGATCCAGAGCGGGTTTGAGCCGCTCCTGAACGCGACGGGCGTGCGGTACGGGCCGCTCGACCGCGACGGCGACACCGCGTCACAGCCGGTAACGGTCGTGAATGCGAACGGAACGACGACGAGCTACCGCTGGACGGTCGAAAAGCAGACCGAAGCGCCCTACGAGGGCTGCTGGATGACGACTGGGGTGGCCGCTACCCCTCCATCCCGCTGAAGGAGAGGCCGCCCTCGATGTAACGCTGGGCGAACAGGTACGCGAGCATAATCGGCGAGGCGAAGGTGAGCGCGAACGCGGAGAAGCGCGCCCACGGGATGGAGTACTCGTCGACCATCGCGTACAGACCGACCGGCAGGGTGTAGTTCTCCGTCCCCAGTAGCGTCTGGGCGACGACGAACTCCGTCCAGCCGGTGAGGAAGACGAAGATGAACACCGTCGCCAGCCCGGCAGTCGACATCGGGATAATGACTTCCGTCACCACGCGCCACGGCGGCGCGCCGTCGACGACGGCGGCCTCCTCGTAGGAGACCGGGATGCCGTCCATGTAGGTCTTCAGCAGCCAGGTGTTGAACGGCACGGCGGTCGCCGCGTAGTACACCGCAAGCGCCAGTTTGCTGTCGTTGATGCCGAACTGAACGTACAGCGCATACATCCCGATGAGCAGGGCGACACCGAGACCGCCACCGACCTGTGTCATCAGGACATAGAGGAACAGAATCTTCCGTCGGAAGAGGAACTCACGGCGGGAGAGCGCATAGGCCGCTGGAATGATGAGCGACATCGCGATCAGCACGGTGGGAATCGCCACCATGAGGCTGTTCCAGAGGAAGTGCTTGAAATCCGACGGGCGATCGACGCCGTAGTCGGACGCGTCAAGCAGTTCGATCCCCGGCGTCTGGAACACGAAGGCGAGGTCGGTGAACGGAATGGCCGCTGAGATCGAGTACGACGGCACGATGAGGTCGCCGATAACCCAGATGAACGGTTTGACCGTAGGGTTAGACGGAACCAGCGAGAAGCTCTCAGACGTGTACAGCGAGCTTCCGGAGCCGGAGAGGGCCGCCATCAGAATCCAGTAGATCGGGAAGAGGAGCGCCAGCACGACCAGCGTCGCGCCGATGGTCGAGAGGATGACCTTCAGAACTGCCGAAGCGGGCAGTTCACCGCGACGGACGGCCTGCACGGTGTAGGACCACTTTCGAACTGTTCGGGCGGGCATCGTGGCGAGCGTCTTGACATCGTCGCTGAGCTTCCGGGCGATTGCACCGAGCAACATCAGTCGTTCACCCCGTCTGCGAGTTTGCCTTTCTTCACGTTGAGCCACATGAACGCGCCGATGAAGGCGAGCGCGATGATGCTGATTGCCGCGCCGCGGCCGTACTGCTGGAACGACAGCGCCTCGCGGTACCCGTAGACGACGATGAGTTCGTTCGCCCGTGCCGGGCCGCCCTGATTAAACACGAACGGGATGAGGAACTGCTGGAACGACGCCGCCGACGTGAGAATCGACGCGAACAGGACGGGCCGCTTAATCGACGGCAGGGTGATGTGGGCAAAGCGTGCGAGAAACCCCGCGCCGTCGACGACGGCCGCCTCGTGGAGTTCCTCGGGTACGTCCTGGAGCGCGCTGACGGTGATGATGACCATGAACGGGTACGCCAGCCACGCCTCCGTGACGTTGTACGCGACGAAGGCGGTCCAGCGGCCCGAGAGCCACGCGACCGAACTCGCCCCGAACGCGGTCAGTAGCTGATTCATCAGTCCGAACTCGGCGGAGCTGAAGATGCCGCGCCACACCGTGATGGTGAAAATCGGCGGCAGCCCCATCGGGAAGATGATAAGCGAGCGCAGGACGCGCTTGCCGCGGACGAGGTCACTGGTCACGATAAGCGCGATAGCGAGGCTCGCCCCGATCTTGAGCGTGACGCTCGTGGCGACGAACAGCCAGGTGACGCCGAAGGAGTTCCAGAACTGGCCGTCGGTCAGCACGTCGGCGTAGTTCTCTAGCCCGACGAACAGCGCGTCGCCGAACGTGAGCACGGCGACGACGCCCTCGCCGGCGAACAGGTTGGCCGGCTCTGCGTTCGTAAAGGAGATCCCCAGCAGGTAGAGGACCGGGAACAGCATGAACGCCGAGAAGACAAACAGCCCCGGAAGTACTAGCAGTAACGACGCGTCGTCCCGCGTCAGAAACGGGACCGATTCGATCCGGTCCGCCGCTCGTGAAACGGTACTCATGGGCAGTTCTTACTCCCAGTTGCTGCGGATTTCTTCGGCGGCGGTCGTCAGTGCGTCCTCGGCGCTCGCGTCGCCGTTGAACGCTTCGATGAGGGCGTTCTCGAGCGGCGACCACACCTTGTTCATGCGCGGGTCGGTCGGCATCGGGACGCCCTGACTGACGGTCTGGGAGTACGTCTGGACGTGGTCAGGAAGATCGTCACTGCCGACGAGGCTGTCGAGCACCGGAATCGCGCCCTGTTCTTGAGCGAGGCGCGTGGCGTGGTCCTCGTTGGTAGCGAACCACTCGACGAAGTTCCGGGCGGCCGTGGCATCGGCTCCGCCCTCGCTCATTGCGTCCGCGAAGTACCACATCGAGATACCGGTGTACGGCGTCACCTCGCCGCCGTCGATCTCTGGGAACGTCGCCACTTCGTAGTTCACGTCGCTCTGGTTCAGCGTCGCCAGGTACCACGGCCCGTTGACTGCGAAGGCGGCGTTGCCCTCCGAGAACGTCGCGGCCTGCGGTTCGTAGTTCGGGTCGTCGGGCATGTACGGACGGAGGGTATCGAGAGCGAACTGAAGCCCCTCGATAGCTTCGTCGGCATCCAGCCCGAGCGCCGGGTCCTGCTCCGGGTCGAAGTAGTAGCCGCCGAAGGCCTGGATCCACCCGCTCGTGAAGTACGGGTCGAACGGCGCGGCGAGCCCGTACTGGCTGCTGCTCGGGTCGTGGTACTCCTCCATTGCCGCTACCATGTCGTCAATAGTTTCAGGTGGTTCAGCGACGATATCGGTGTTGTAGATGAGCGTTACCGTCTCCGCCGAGTGCGGGAGGCCGACGACGGCGTCGTCGAACTGGACGGCAGAGGCTGCGGCGTCGGTGAACTGGTCGAGACTCACGGAGAGTTCGTCGGACTGGTCGACGACGAACTCCCGCTGGTAGTAGTCGCCGACCCAGTCGTGTGCCCACTCGAATATCTCCGGCCCCTGTCCGGCCGGAATAGCGCTCGTGGTCTTCTTTTCCATGTTGGAGATATCCGACCCATCGACGCCGAACTCTGTCTCGCTCGCGAACGTCTGCATCGCGTCCTTGCGTGCAGGAATCTCCGAGTCCTGAAGCTGGTACCACGCCGTCGCGGTCCCGCCGGACTGCTGACTCCCATCGCTTGCCCCGTCGTCCGAGCCGCCGGAAGCCGTTTCGCCGTCCGAGCCGCCACTGCCCTGCTCTTGCACACTACAGCCAGCAAGGGCTGTAGCCGCCCCGACACCGCCGATCCGTTTGAGCACCGTCCGTCGTTCCATTGTCATGGATAGATATGGGATGAAATAGTCCTTCATAACTTAAATCATTCGGAAATAGAAGGAGACAATGATGACAGATTCAGAGAGACAGCACAGATGTACCTCGCTGTGTGTCGGTTTCAGTAAGTCCGCTTCTCAGAAGTAGTGAAGTGATATTTTTTCTGAAATTGGACCAGAAGCGTAACACTCACAGTACCGACCCCGTACCGTAGGCGTATGCACCATCCAGGCCCGCCGCGGTTCGCCACCGTCGGCGAATCTGTCGAACTGGCCCCGCGCCGGCCCGACCCCGGCATGGCCGCCGAGTGGCGGTTACTCGAGCGGCCAGCGGCGAGTACGGCGACGCTTGACGGCGGCCCAGTCTGTCACCTCGAGCCGGATACCTCAGGTGTCTATCGAGCCGAGCTAACCACCACAGATAGTACACATGAGCAAATCATCCGAGCGTTCCCGGCCGTCACCGAGACCATCCGGTTCAGCGTCACCGAAGACGACTTCGACGGCGAGGACATCGCCGTCGCCGACCGCGCCGTCGTCATCGGGAAGTTCAACGACTTCACGATGGGGACACACTGGGCCGAGCGGGACGGTGACGAGTGGGTCCTCGAGGCGGACCTGCCGCCCGGGACCCACCACGCCATTTTCAGTTTCGACGGGTCCTTCGAGTCGACCGCGACCGACGAGGTCACCGTCGAAGGCCCCGGTCGACCCCGGATCGAGCTCACCAGTGCGACAGAAGACGGGTCCCTCGTTGTCTCGGCGGATACTCACGCGGCCCCGTCAGGGAGCGAGCCCGCGGTAGAGTTTTACCTCGACGGCCGAGACGCGCTGGAAGAGTCGGCTGTGAGCATCCACGGCGACGATCTCCGGGTGCCACGGGACGCACTACCCGAAACGGCCCGCGTTCACGCGGTTGCCGTCTCCGAGCGCCACAGCGTCGCTGATACGCTGGTCGTGGAACACGGCAGGGAAAACGAGAGCGCGGACACAGGCGCGACGGTGTCCGTCTCGCGGCCGGCAGACCCGCCGGCCTGGGCCGGCGATGCCACCATCTACGAGATATTCGTCCGGTCGTTCGCCGGCGAAACCGTCGACACGACCTTCGAGGCCATCGAGCGGCGGGTCCCCTATATCGAGTCACTTGGCGTCGACGTGGTCTGGCTCACCCCCGTTCAGGCCAGTCCGACTCGACACGGCTACCACATTACGGACTTCTTCGATACTGCGACAGACCTGGGAACGCGCGAGGAGTTCGAGTCGCTGGTCGACCGGCTCCACGACGCGGGAATCCGGGTCGTCTTCGATTTAGTCATCAACCACACCTCGCGGGACCATCCGGCCTTCCAGCTCCACCGGACTGGCGTCCCCGAGTACGCCGACTACTACGAGCGCGTCCCGGCCGAGCGCGACGTCTCGGATGTCGACTGGGCGGGCGAGGACGCGCCGGGCTACTACTTCAACTGGACGCGGATTCCGAACCTCAACTACGACTCGCTCGACGTCCGGCGCTGGATGCTCGACGTGGTAGACGAATGGCGCGACGTGGTCGACGGCTTTCGCTGTGACGTTGCCTGGGGCGTGCCACACGGGTTCTGGAAGGAGGTCCGCGAGCGGGTGAAAGCCGACGACCCCGAGTTCCTGCTGCTCGACGAGACAGTCCCGCGAGACGCCGCCTTCGCCGAGAACGAGTTCGACGTGCATTACGACACGGACCTGTTCGACACGCTGCGCGATATCGGGACCGGCGAGGAGCCGGCGTCGGCGCTGTTCGAAGCGCTTGACGCGACGGCCGAGCACGGCTACCCCGACCGCGCCGGCCACATGCGCTACGTCGACAACCACGACGAAGACCGCTATATCGACGAGTGCGGGGCCGCACCGCTTCGGGCGGCCGTCGGGGCCACGTTCACGCTCCCAGGAACGCCGATGATATACGCCGGGCAGGAGCGCGGCGTCGAACAACAGCGCGGGACGATGCGGTGGCACGACGGCGACAGCGCGCTGACCGACTTCCACCGGCGACTGGTCGCGCTGCGAGCGGACCACGCCGCACTCCGCGCGCCCGGGGTGCATCCGGTTCCCCACACGGTTGAAACAGGCGCTTCGGACGGAGTCGTCGCGTACGAGCGCACCGACGGTGATGAGACGCTGGTGATCGTTCTGTACTTCGGCGACGGCACGGCGAGCGTCTCACTTGATAGCGCAGTCGGGGACACTGACCTCCTCAGCGGCACGCCGGTCGGTAGCGACGGGACGATTGCGGTCGGAGATGTCGTCGTGGTACCGGCGACGAGAGAGCGCTGACAGCGCCCGGTTCCGCACCCGAGCCGATTCGGCTAGAACTTCTATGAAAAATCCCATCAAACTTATTAGCGATGGGTGTGAGACTCTGTGTAATGGCGAGTCTCGAACTAGACGGTCTCCGCAAGGAGTTCGACGGTGGCTCCATCGTGGCAGTCGACGACATCGATCTGTCCATCGACGATGGGGAGTTCGTAACCGTCGTCGGCCCCTCGGGGTGTGGGAAGTCAACGACACTGCGGATGATTGCCGGCCTCGAACGGCCGACGAGCGGCCGTATCCGCATCGGCGACGAAGACGTGACCGACGTCCACGCCCGCAAGCGTGACGTGGCGATGGTGTTCCAGAACTACGCACTGTACCCGCACAAGTCCATCCGGCAGAACATGGCGTTCGGTCTCCGGATGAGTACGGACCTCTCGAAGGCCGAACGGCAAGAGCGAGTCACCGAAACGGCCGAGATGATGGGTATCGGCGACCTGCTGGATGACACGCCGGACCAGCTCTCCGGGGGGCAGAAACAGCGTGTCGCGCTCGGGCGCGCCATCGTCCGTGAGCCGGACGTGTTCCTCTTCGACGAGCCACTCAGCAACCTCGACGCGAAGCTCCGGACGACGATGCGGACGGAGATCCAGCGGCTGCAAGAGGAGCTCGGGATTACGGCCGTCTACGTCACCCACGACCAAGAAGAAGCGATGACGATGGGCGACCGCATCGTCATTCTCAACGACGGGAAACTCCAGCAGGCCGGTCGCCCGAAGACGGTGTACGAGAACCCGACGAACCAGTTCGTCGGCGGCTTCGTCGGCTCACCCTCGATGAATTTCCTCGATGTGACCGCAGAGCCGCTCGGGAGCGGCGTGCGGCTCACCGGCGCACACGATGACTTCTCCTATGACCTCACGGGCGGCCGCGCCGGTTCCGTCGGTGATATCCAGCAGGGGTCGTACACGCTTGGTATCCGCCCGGAACACGTTTCGGTCAGCAATGGTGGCGATCAGGACGCCGTCCCGGCGACGGTCGACGTGCTCGAACCCATCGGCAGCGACAATTACCTCTATCTCGATCTGGGCGAATCGAAGACCGGATTCGAGGGCGACGGCGCACCGGATTTCATCGCCAGAGTCAGCACTGACGTGGAGCCGGCCATCGGCGACCGCGTGCAGGTGTCGTTCGACGAATCCGCCGTCCATCTGTTCGACCCGGAGACAGGCGAGGCAGTCACAGCCGGCGAGGACACGCCCGTTGCAGCGCCGCAGTAGGGCGATAGCCAGTGATCCACGGTCAGACGTAGTCGCTGTTTTCGGCTAGTTATAGAGTCCCTACGGCCATCCGCT
Proteins encoded in this window:
- a CDS encoding cold-shock protein, producing MAKGTVDFFNDTGGYGFIDTEDADEDVFFHMEDIGGPDLEEGQELEFDIEQADKGPRANNVTRL
- a CDS encoding maltose ABC transporter permease is translated as MLLGAIARKLSDDVKTLATMPARTVRKWSYTVQAVRRGELPASAVLKVILSTIGATLVVLALLFPIYWILMAALSGSGSSLYTSESFSLVPSNPTVKPFIWVIGDLIVPSYSISAAIPFTDLAFVFQTPGIELLDASDYGVDRPSDFKHFLWNSLMVAIPTVLIAMSLIIPAAYALSRREFLFRRKILFLYVLMTQVGGGLGVALLIGMYALYVQFGINDSKLALAVYYAATAVPFNTWLLKTYMDGIPVSYEEAAVVDGAPPWRVVTEVIIPMSTAGLATVFIFVFLTGWTEFVVAQTLLGTENYTLPVGLYAMVDEYSIPWARFSAFALTFASPIMLAYLFAQRYIEGGLSFSGMEG
- a CDS encoding alpha-amylase yields the protein MHHPGPPRFATVGESVELAPRRPDPGMAAEWRLLERPAASTATLDGGPVCHLEPDTSGVYRAELTTTDSTHEQIIRAFPAVTETIRFSVTEDDFDGEDIAVADRAVVIGKFNDFTMGTHWAERDGDEWVLEADLPPGTHHAIFSFDGSFESTATDEVTVEGPGRPRIELTSATEDGSLVVSADTHAAPSGSEPAVEFYLDGRDALEESAVSIHGDDLRVPRDALPETARVHAVAVSERHSVADTLVVEHGRENESADTGATVSVSRPADPPAWAGDATIYEIFVRSFAGETVDTTFEAIERRVPYIESLGVDVVWLTPVQASPTRHGYHITDFFDTATDLGTREEFESLVDRLHDAGIRVVFDLVINHTSRDHPAFQLHRTGVPEYADYYERVPAERDVSDVDWAGEDAPGYYFNWTRIPNLNYDSLDVRRWMLDVVDEWRDVVDGFRCDVAWGVPHGFWKEVRERVKADDPEFLLLDETVPRDAAFAENEFDVHYDTDLFDTLRDIGTGEEPASALFEALDATAEHGYPDRAGHMRYVDNHDEDRYIDECGAAPLRAAVGATFTLPGTPMIYAGQERGVEQQRGTMRWHDGDSALTDFHRRLVALRADHAALRAPGVHPVPHTVETGASDGVVAYERTDGDETLVIVLYFGDGTASVSLDSAVGDTDLLSGTPVGSDGTIAVGDVVVVPATRER
- a CDS encoding DUF4864 domain-containing protein — its product is MTAVRSLALVALAAVVALAGCGAFFGGGDSTESKATITPANVPTEDAKAAEPAAGGREYWGNVSVDTNRSAVTQPRVLELRPNCERPPGLVVHIQVLALQNNDPATSEGINTTWQFAAPSNRDLTGPYSNFVRTIQSGFEPLLNATGVRYGPLDRDGDTASQPVTVVNANGTTTSYRWTVEKQTEAPYEGCWMTTGVAATPPSR
- a CDS encoding cold-shock protein, whose protein sequence is MATGTVDFFNDTGGYGFIETDDADEDVFFHMEDVGGPDLEEGQEVEFDIEQADKGPRATNLTRL
- a CDS encoding sugar ABC transporter permease, whose product is MSTVSRAADRIESVPFLTRDDASLLLVLPGLFVFSAFMLFPVLYLLGISFTNAEPANLFAGEGVVAVLTFGDALFVGLENYADVLTDGQFWNSFGVTWLFVATSVTLKIGASLAIALIVTSDLVRGKRVLRSLIIFPMGLPPIFTITVWRGIFSSAEFGLMNQLLTAFGASSVAWLSGRWTAFVAYNVTEAWLAYPFMVIITVSALQDVPEELHEAAVVDGAGFLARFAHITLPSIKRPVLFASILTSAASFQQFLIPFVFNQGGPARANELIVVYGYREALSFQQYGRGAAISIIALAFIGAFMWLNVKKGKLADGVND
- a CDS encoding histidine kinase, which gives rise to MELAIRAQVVTMYRGVRARLAPWLLAGFGLAFTGVAVVWHLGIETQRIGQVGGPVLALGLDGLLPLVLVYGSYRLVSSSTPGEQIWTVFVWSVAGSLAVGTVIGLSVFIRMMEGRTIAEPVFVTLLSMETGAVTGLIAGTLAVRARQDASRATRTANTLSFVNDLLRHDIANGLVVIDGRGTIIRRNADSETIQTAADAIREQVTELDSLVDNAGAVVETLGPDPTFEPTDVVGIAEAVIQRIEQTHPIAIEFQASGSAMARTNEAARPVLRNLIENAIEHGTPAAELSAEGTATDGAALQSEAPRAEAGQSTGDERDHPSVFVAIRETGDVVEIHVVDDGPGIPDDRRDNIFDPRAGDTHGGGLHLVETLVTSFGGDIYLADSASEFDTDFADTDLDGAHFVVELPRA
- a CDS encoding UTP--glucose-1-phosphate uridylyltransferase — its product is MDGVVLAAGEGTRMRPLTADKPKGLVEVAGQPLLTHCFETLLSVGVNRLVVVVGYRGDDIVARYGDQYRDTPIAYVRQEERLGLAHALEQARTAVDGTFVVLNGDNVCRANVGDALARHRESDASATLLVEDVSRAEARSTGVVTTDGEGRVTGLVEKPADPPSTLVARGFFVFEPAIGHACALIRPSERGEYELPDAIDLLLSAGHRVEAVELEGWCHNVNEPADVDTVEEQLG
- a CDS encoding sugar ABC transporter substrate-binding protein encodes the protein MERRTVLKRIGGVGAATALAGCSVQEQGSGGSDGETASGGSDDGASDGSQQSGGTATAWYQLQDSEIPARKDAMQTFASETEFGVDGSDISNMEKKTTSAIPAGQGPEIFEWAHDWVGDYYQREFVVDQSDELSVSLDQFTDAAASAVQFDDAVVGLPHSAETVTLIYNTDIVAEPPETIDDMVAAMEEYHDPSSSQYGLAAPFDPYFTSGWIQAFGGYYFDPEQDPALGLDADEAIEGLQFALDTLRPYMPDDPNYEPQAATFSEGNAAFAVNGPWYLATLNQSDVNYEVATFPEIDGGEVTPYTGISMWYFADAMSEGGADATAARNFVEWFATNEDHATRLAQEQGAIPVLDSLVGSDDLPDHVQTYSQTVSQGVPMPTDPRMNKVWSPLENALIEAFNGDASAEDALTTAAEEIRSNWE
- a CDS encoding sugar ABC transporter ATP-binding protein, coding for MASLELDGLRKEFDGGSIVAVDDIDLSIDDGEFVTVVGPSGCGKSTTLRMIAGLERPTSGRIRIGDEDVTDVHARKRDVAMVFQNYALYPHKSIRQNMAFGLRMSTDLSKAERQERVTETAEMMGIGDLLDDTPDQLSGGQKQRVALGRAIVREPDVFLFDEPLSNLDAKLRTTMRTEIQRLQEELGITAVYVTHDQEEAMTMGDRIVILNDGKLQQAGRPKTVYENPTNQFVGGFVGSPSMNFLDVTAEPLGSGVRLTGAHDDFSYDLTGGRAGSVGDIQQGSYTLGIRPEHVSVSNGGDQDAVPATVDVLEPIGSDNYLYLDLGESKTGFEGDGAPDFIARVSTDVEPAIGDRVQVSFDESAVHLFDPETGEAVTAGEDTPVAAPQ